Below is a genomic region from Pseudomonas svalbardensis.
ACATCTTGAACAGACGGGGCTGGGCAAGCTGGACATCAGCGGTCTGTTCAAGGGCGGCAGCGTGATCACGCCCTTCGTGGACGGGATCAAGGCGTCCGCTGCGTTCAAGGGCCAATTGACCGAGGTGAATGAGGCCGCCAAAGGTGTCGATGTGCCGAGCGTGCCGACTAGCGCCACGCAAACCCTGAATGTGTTCAGTCGGTCGATGGAGCAGGTATCGGCTGCCGCAAACACCGCGTTACAACCTGCCGTCGCGACCGTCACGGCAGGACTTCAGCCGCTGCTCATTGGCTTTGGCAGTCTGCTCGATGACAACCCGAAGCTGGTCGAGGGACTTGCGGCCGGTGCCATTGCGTTTTCGGCGATGCAAACGGCCGTGACCGGCGCGACCCAAGTGTTCGATCTGATGAACATGGTGCTCAAGACCCATCCCTTCGTGTTGATTGCCACGGGCATCGCCCTGGCAGCCGGTTTGATTGTGGCCAACTGGAAGCCCATATCGACGTTCTTCGCCGGGCTCTGGCAAAAGATTTCTCCGGTCGTGATGCCCATGGTCGAGTTCTTCAAGACGATGTTTGCGTTCACGCCGGTGGGACAAATCATCAGCCATTGGGCACCGATCACCGCCGTGTTCGCGGCGATCTGGGACGTCATCAAAGCAGCGGCCACGCCGGTAATCGGTTTTTTTCAGACGCTTTTTTCCTGGTCGCCACTGGGTTTGATCATCAGCAACTGGACTCCGTTGACGGGCCTGTTCTCGGCCATCTGGGACTTGCTCAGAGCGCTGTCGGTGCCGGTCATGGACTTTCTGCATGGCCTGTTCGACTGGTCGCCGCGGGAGATGATCATCGCCGGCTGGGGCGCGGTCACCGAACTGTTTTCCGGCATCTGGGACAGCATCAAGGTCCCGGCACTGGTGATGTCCGGCACGCTGCGCAGCCTGTTTGACTGGTTTCCGCTGGACGAGATCAAAAAGCGTTGGGAGCCGATCACCGAATGGTTCAGCCAATGGTGGGACAAGCTGCAAGGCGTCGTCGCGCCGATCAAGGAATTCTTTGCCGGTGGTTTCGGCAGCCTTGTCGCCAGCGTGACTGGCAAGGTCGAGGGCCTGACCGAGGCGCAAGAAAAAACCAATGCCGAAGGCAACGGTAAGTTTGCGCCGGCGTTTTTTGGCACCGATACCGAGCAACCACAAAGCCTGTCAGTGCGGCCCGGTAATCTGCCGCACACACCCTCGATGCAGCCTGGCTCCCTGACACAAAACTCCAGCGCCCTGATTCAGCAAAGCGCCGCCAACAGCCGCACACAACTCGAAGGCGGCCTGACCGTGCGCTTCGAAAATGCGCCGGCCGGCATGCGCACCGATCAGCCGCAAAGCAATCAACCGGCGCTGGCGCTCAATTCGCGCATCGGCTACCGCACACTGTCCCTTGGAGGTTCCAATGAGCTGGCGTGATCGTTTGATGCCGGCGTCGTTTCGCGGCGTCCGGTTCTGGGTCGATCAGGCGAAAAACCCGGTCGGCCAAAAGGGCCAGTTGCACGAGTACCCGCAGCGGGATCTGCCGTATTTCGAGGGCCTTGGCCTGCAGGCGAAGATTCACGATTTGACCGCATTTATCGTTGGCCCCGATTGCCTGGAGCAGCGCGACAAACTGCTCAAGGCGCTGGAGCAGGGCAGTGGTGAGCTGGTTCACCCGTGGCTGGGACGTCTGCAGGTCAAGGTCGGCGAATGCGACATGACTCACACCCGCCAGGACGGCGGGCTGGTGACCTTTACCCTGAAGTTTTACCCCGATCTACCGGTGCCGTTTCCGACGGCGGCGGTCAGCACGCAGAAGCTATTGCTGGTGTCCGCCGACAGCCTGCTGGGCTCCGCGGTGAAGCGTTTCGAAGATGCGATGACCTTGATCAAGGCTGCGCGGATCGGCATTGCCAACCTGCGCAACAGCATCAAGGAGGCTTACGAGGTGATTCAGCAACACCTTCAGCCGTTGATCGATGAGTACCAGCAGATCAGCGATCTGGTCAAAGCCGTCAAGGAGCTGCCCAAGGATGTGGCGGAGGAATTCAAGGGATTGATCGGCGACATCAACGAACTGAAAGACTTCGCCCGTGAAGGTTATCGTGGCGTGATTGCCAACGTCTCCCAGCAGGTCGAAGCCATCAAGAAGGCCGATGCGCCGAAGCTGACCACTGGCAAAGACACCACTGCTGCGGCCCAGGCGCTGACCAATCTGGTGCAGGACACCTTGATTGTGCAAGTGGCCCAGTGGGTCGCGTCGATGCCGGTGGCTTCGCAGGCAGTCAAGCGGGTCACCAACCTGCCGGTCGGGCATCAGGCTGTGCAACCGACCACGCATCAGGACGTTCCGGTGGTCGACGATTTAGAGGCCTTGCGCGCGGCACTTGAGGAAGTGTTCAAGCTGCCCGAGGCCAAGGCTGATCCCGCGCACTATCTGGCGATGAGCAATCTGCGTCAGGCCCTTCGGGCGCATTTGAAAGCGGTCGCGTCGTCGGGCGTTCGACTGGTCAGCAAGTCTTTCAAGCAAAGCCTTCCGGGGCTTGTGGTGATCTATCAGCAAAGTGGAGACGCCACGCGAATCGCTGAAGTACTACAGCGCAACGGCATTATTCATCCGGGGTTTCTCCCGCTGGACGACGTGAAAGTCCTGGGGGAATAGACCATGAATGAACTCGACAACAGCGTGTTGCTGACCGTTGACGGTCTGGAGTATGGCGGCTGGAAAAGCGTTGAAATCACTGCAGACCTCGAGCGTCAGTTTCGCACCTTCAAGCTCGACATCACCTGGCAATGGCCGGGGCAGACGGTCGACCGACCCATTCGTCCGGGTGCGCCCTGCCAAGTGCGAATCGGCTGCGATCTGGTGCTCAGCGGGTATGTGTTCAAGGCGCCGGTCAGCTATGACGGGCGGCAGATCAGCCTGAGCATCGGAGGCAGTTCGAAGACTCAGGACCTGGTGGACTGCGCGGCGATCAACACGCCCAACCAATGGCATCAGCAATCGTTACTCAGCATCGTCGAAGCGCTGGCCGCGCCCTATGCCGGGAAAGTGGTCAGCGAAATCCCGGAAACCACGCGGCTCGGCAGCCACACCATCGTGCCGGGGGAAACGGTCTTTCAGTCGATCGACCGCTTGCTCACGCTGTTTCGGGTGTTTTCCACCGATGACGCTGAAGGTCGGGTAGTACTGGCCCGGCCGGGCAGCGGTGGGCGAGCCAGTGATGTGCTTGAGCTGGGCAAGAACATTCTGTCGGCCAACGCGCCGATGGACTTCAGCCAGGTGTTCTCCGAGTACCGGGTGATTGGCCAGCACAAGGGCGGCGACGAGAAGAGCGGTGCGGCCGTGAGCGAAGTGTCCGGGACCTCCACCGACCCGATCATCGGACGCAAACGTGTGACGGTGATCAGCGAAAGCGCGCAATTGACCCCGGAACTGGCGCAACAACGTGCCGATTGGGAAAGCGGTATTCGCGTCGGCAAGGCTGGCACCACGACCTATCGGGTACAAGGCTGGCGGCAGTCCAACGGTGATTTGTGGAAGCACAACACCTTGGTGCGGGTGATCGACAAGGTATTGGGTTTTGACCACGACATGCTGATCTCCAAGGTGACGTACTCGCTGTCCGAACAGGGCTCGGTCACCACGCTGCAAGTGGCGCCGCCTTACACCTTCGATGCGAATCCGATGCCTCCCAAAACCTGACTCCCCGCCAAGCCTCGCTCCTACAAGGTAATCAATATGAGCCTACTGACACGCCTCCTGGCGCGCGGCACTGTCGTGCTCGCCAACTCGGCCACCAAGCTTCAATCCCTACAAATGCGCCTCACCGCCGGCGAAGTGAACGACGACATGGAGCACTTCGAACCCTACGGGTTCACCAGTAATCCGCTGGCCGGCGCTGAAGGTATCGCGACGTTTCTGGGCGGCGATCGTTCCCACGCCATCGTGCTGGTGGTCGCCGACCGCCGCTATCGCCTCAAGGCACTGGCCCAGGGCGAAGTGGCGATCTACACCGACGAAGGCGACAAGATCCACTTCAAGCGCGGACGAATCATCGACATCGAAACCGCCACCCTGAACATCCGCGCCAGCACGGCCGTAAACATCGACACACCGACCCTGAGCCAGACCGGCAAGATCGTCTCTCAGGGCGATCAGATTGCCGGTGGCATCAGCCAGATCAAGCACGTGCACGTCGGCGTGCAGGCGGGCAACGGCCAGACCGGCGTGCCGGCGGGAGGCCAGTGATGTTTATCAGCCAAAACCTCCACGCCGCACTGACCCGTTCAGTGCTGATCAGCCTGTTCACCTGGCGCCGCGCCGCCGATGACGATGCCCTCGATGACGAAGAACGTTTCGGCTGGTGGGGCGACACCTTTCCTACGGTCGCGGACGACCGTATCGGCTCACGCCTGTGGCTGCTGCGGCGGGTCAAGCTGACCCGACAGACCCAGATGGACGCCGAGTTCTATGCTCGCGAAGCCTTGCAGTGGCTGATCGACGACGGCCACTGCAGCGCCATCGACATCATCAGCGAACGCCTCGACGCTCAGCGCCTGAACCTGCGCACGGTCCTGACCCTGGCCGACGGCGAGCGCCTGGACATCAACCCTGATAACAGTTGGCAGGTGATCTATGCCGTTTGAAACCCCTTCGCTGCCGGTGCTGATCAAGCGCACCCAAAGCGACCTGGCCAGCGATTCGCTGCGCCAGTCCGATGCGCAAGTGCTGGCCCGCACCCTCGGTGGCGCCGCCTATGGCCTGTATGGCTATCTGAACTGGATTGCCGAGCAGATCCTCCCGGACAAGGCCGATGAGTCGACCCTGGAACGGATCGCCGCACTGCGTCTGAACCAGCCGCGCAAAGCTGCACAATCGGCCAGTGGCAGCGTCAGCTTTACCGCCAGCGCTGGCGCTGTGCTGGACGTCGATACTCTTCTGCAATCGAGTGATGGTCGCACTTACAAAGTCACTTCCACCCGCACCACCAGCAATGGTCTAAACAGCACCACCATCGCCGCGCTCGACGCCGGCAGCCTCGGGAATGCCGACGCCGGCATGACGCTGATTCCGGTGCAGCCGATTCTGGGCATTATCGGCAACAGCTTCACGGTGCTGGCGCCGGGGTTGACCGGCGGTATCGCTCGGGAAAGCCTGGAGTCCCTGCGGTCCCGGGTGATTCGTTCTTACCGGGTCATTCCTCACGGCGGTGCGGCGCAAGACTACGAAACCTGGGCGCTTGAATGTCCTGGGGTGACCCGTGCCTGGTGTCGCGGCAGCTATCCCGGCCCCGGCATTGTCAGTCTGTACATCATGCGGGACGACGATGCGCAACCCGTCCCCAATCCCGAGCAACTGGCTGAAGTCCAGGCCTATATCGAACCTCTGCGGCCAGTCACCGCCGAGTTGCGTGTGCTGCCACCGGTACAAGCGCCGGTGACTTACCGACTGAGCCTGAAGCCCGACACCACGGCCGTACGCGCCGCCGTTGAGGCGCAACTGCGCGATCTGCATAACCGCGAAGGAGGCCTGGGCGACACCCTGCTGGTGAGTCACATCCGTGAAGCCATCAGCAGCGCAACCGGTGAAAGTGATCACGATCTCAAATCTCCTACCGCCGATGTCGAAGCCGAGAGCAACCAGTTGCTGACCTTCGGAGGTTGCGTATGGCAGTAATCAGAACCGCCGCGCAATACCAGGCCCAACTGCGCAGCCTGCTACCCAGCGGCCCCGCGTGGGACCCCGAGCGGGTCCCGGAACTCGAAGAAGTCCTTGAAGGCGTCGCCCAGGAACTGGCCCGCCTCGACGCTCGCGCCGCTGACCTGCTCAACGAAATGGACCCGGCGGGCGTCAGCGAACTGGTGCCGGATTGGGAGCGGGTGATGAACCTGCCCGACCCGTGCCTGGGCGCGACGCCACTGTTCGACGACCGCCGCCTCGCCGTACGCCGTCGACTGCTGGCGGTTGGCAGCCAGGCCATCAGCTACTACGTCGAGATCGCCAAGAGTCAGGGGTACCCGAACGCCACCATCACCGAGCTTGAAGTCCCGCGAATGGGACGGGCCCGGTTTGGCCAGGCGCATTTCGGAACATGGCAGGCGCATTTCATGTGGACGCTGAACACCGGTGGCCGCCTGCTGCTGGGCCGACGTTTCGGCGCCAGTTACTGGGGCGAACGCTTCGGTATGAACCCGGGTTCTGCACTGGAATGCCAGATCCATCGCAGCGCCCCGGCGCATACCAAGGTGCACATCAATTATGACTAGGGAGTAGAGAGATGGACTATCCGAAAAGTGTGCCCAGCGCCGGGTTGGTGAATGGGAAGTTTGTGGATGAGAACCCGTTGATGGGGACGCCGGGGTCGTTGATTCCGGCGGACTGGGGGAATGGGGTAACGCAGGAGATTGTGAATGTCATCAAGGCCGGGGATCTGACTCCGGATGAGACGAAGTTCGACCAATTGCTGCAGGCCATTCAGAGCGTTTCGGCCAAGGGCTGGAATCTGGATTCGGCGTTGCCGATCGGCTCTCTGCCGTCGGCCACCGTGGCGACGGCGGATGGGCGTTTGCCGGTGACCCCTGCGGCGGTTTCGACCAGTGGCGGCCGGGTGTCGATTCCGGTGGGAGTGTTGGTCAGCATTGGCCAGGAAGTCGTCGCGGGGCAGTTGGGCAGGGCGCGGACGTTTACTACCCAAGCGTGGAGCAGTGCGGATTTGATGCCGACCTCCAGCTACTTTCTTCGGGCGCAGGTGATCGGTGGGGCGCTGACCTTTTACATGCAGCGCGGAACAATCTATGACGCCGCGCCCGAAGGTTTGAAGGGCACTGTCAATGGCGGGGCGGGGGGCGGTTTTCAGTCCACGCCACTGGACCTCTGCATTGCTTGGGTGGTGACGGCTGCGCCGGGTTCCGTGCCGGTCATCAGGCCGATCTACAATCGTAATCGGTTGGCGTGGACGCAAACTGTCAACGGCAACGGTGTGGTTTACCTACCTCTGGATCCTCATGCCCGGGCGGCACGTCTGGTGGTGGGGAACCCGACGCCTTCGGCGACGGAGATCTCCGGGGTGTCGTTTGCGCCAACAGGTTGGGTTGGTGGCAACTACTGCTTTCTCTCACCGGCGCTGACCACCAGTTCCAATCACGATGGTGGTTGGACGACTCCGATGCCGTGCGTGATCTTCACCAATAACTTTGTCAACGACGCCACGGTCACGACCCTGACCGCCAGTTTCGACCATTCGCAATTGCGCTCGTTGTGGCAGTCCTACCAGGCCGAACACATGCTCGGTTCGACCAGCGCCGTCAGCGATGAATTGCTGTTCAGTATGGGGATCAAGAACCACCCCGTGTCTGATTACGCCACTGGAATCGCGGTCAACTTCTCGGCGGCAGTCAATGTCAGTCTTTCTTGGGAGTTGATTCGATGAACGTTATTCAAGAGCTTCATCAGTTCGAGGACGGTCTGCGTCCTGCACAACCTTCTGTCGTCCATGACTGGGACGGTGAAAAATGGGTGCTGGACGCCGCGAAAATCGCTCTGTTGGAACAACAGGAAACCGAACGCCTGTGCGCCGAAGTCGATGCTGCTGCAGACAAAGCACGCACTGCTCTGGCCGGTGATCCACTCAAAGCCATGGAGTACGCCCAAGCCGCCGTCGACGCCCAAGCCTATAAGGACGCGGGCTACCCGAAAAAAGACGTGCCGATGGCCGTCTCCGCATGGGTCGTTAAAGGCCGGACGGCCAAGCAGGCCGCTGAGCAGATCCTGAGCAAAGCCGCACAGCTGAGCGACAATCTGCTGACCCTGCGCACCTTGCGCCTCAAGGCCAAAATGCAAATCCGCGCGTACGCGGCCAAGGGCAAGATAGATCTGGCCCGCAGCGCTGGCGATGAAGCATTGGTGGCTATTCGTGAATTCGTCAGCGGCATGGCTGACTAGGCGAGAACCCTTCAACTCCCCTGTTCTGGCCCACGTATTCGTGGGCTTTTTTTTCTTGAAAAAAAATCGTGGACGCGATTGCACCGCTAACTGCGTCGACACGGACCATTTGTCATTTTAGAGGAACGATAGACGTATGGACTATCCAAAAAGCGTGCCTAGCGTCGGGCTGGTCAATGGCCGGTTTGTCGATGAAAACCCGGTGGCCGGGACGCCGGGATCGTTGATTCCGGCAGTATGGGGAAACAGTGTAACCGAAGAGCTTCTGGCCGTTATTACAGCGGCCGGAATGACGCCATCCGAGGGTGTTAACGATCAATTGTTGGTGGCCTTGAAGACGCTCCTGAATTTGGCCAGTCCCATGTCTTCGCGGGTGACTGAAGTATCGACATCAAAGGCGTTGATGCCAGAAGAGTTGGGGCTGGTACTGATTAACGCCAGCGCGACGGAGACGACTATTACCCTGCCGGCAGCAAGTTCGTTGTCAGGTGTTCGGGATGTCGTTGTTCGACGGACTGACAACGGTGTTAACCGCTTGGTAGTACAGGCCTCAGGTAATGATCGAATCAAGTTCCACACTCACTTGTCGCCGAACGGATACCCGTTTCTGGTTTTGATGGGGGCGGGTGATTGGTGGCACTTACGAAGCGATGGAGCGAGCAATTGGTGGCCCGTCGGGCGCTTCGATGCAACGCCATTGGGAAGGATTGTTCTTGAGACGACAACCGCGTTCAGTGCTGGTGGTTATGGCGCGTTGAACAGCAGAGAGTTTCTTCGCTCCGAATGGCCCTGGCTTTGGGATCACGCCGTTCAGTCCGGAATGTTGCGCGCAGAAGTTGACCGCGCCGGAGGTTGGAGCAGTGGCGATGGGATCAAGACGTTCCGCGCCCCGGAAGTTCGAGGTGAGTTTATCCGCGTTCTCGATGAACAACGTGGTGTCGATACTGCGCGCGCAGCCGGCACTTGGCAGACGGGTACCCACATCACGGGTGATAACGGCGCCGCTCCAGCGGTTCAGGGTATTGCCAACATCGCGACAGTAGGGGCTGACCCAACATCCTTTACCGGTCTCTGTTACTACGTATCCGCCACCATGACCGAGAATCTGGGCAGTACTTACTGGGGGATGACTCGCCCCAGGAACATTGCTTATCCAGGTCGATTGAAACTAATTTGAGGGGCATATGGCTTATTACTATTTAAATGAAAGCTCTCAAGAGTTGACCGGTCCTGTCGAGTTACCGGTCATTCCTGGTATGGGCGTTGTCTTGCCGGGCAATGCGATCGAGTTGCCGGAAGTTCTGCCACCCGCCGAAACCGGTTATGTATGGGTTTGGCGTAACGGTGCCGCTTCGCAACTGATCGATCTACGCAACCGCCCGGTGTATCGCAAAGACACAGGCGGCCTTCAATTCTGGTACGAGTTGGGCCCGTTGCCTGACTATCTGACCGTCAAGCCTCGCCCCGGCGAATACGATGTTTGGCTGAATGATGACTGGGCGCTGGACTTGGCTGCCGAACGAACAGGCAAAACCGCTCAAGCCGGCGCCGAGCGAGACAATCGTCTGCGTGAGATGGTTATTCGCGTCGCACCGCTGCAATACGGCTATGAACTGGGTGAGGCCACCAATGTTCAACTGGCCACTCTGCAAGAGTGGAAACGCTATACGCTCAAGTTGATGAACATTGAACAGCAACCGGACTTCCCACTGATCATTGACTGGCCGGCTTCACCTGTCAGCGTCGTAGCCGTATAAACCCTGAAACTTATTAATAACTGGAAGTGCAGTCTTGTGTTGCCAGCACGCGGCTGCCTGCAAAATACCAACGGAAGGATATACCGTGGATTATCCCAATAGCGTCCCCAGCACAGGTCTGGTGGACGGCAAGTTTGTCGATGAAAACCTGATTACGGGGACTCCGGGCTCTTTGATCCCAGCCAGCTGGGGTAACGGTGTCACTCTGGAGTTGTTGAAAGTCATCGAGGCTGCCGGTATCAAACCGTCAGAGGCGAGTAACGATCAACTGTTGACGGCGTTGCGCAGTAACAAGCTGTTTGTGACCGCGCCACAGTTCGACAGCGATCAGTCGGTCGCCACCACTGAATTTGTGACCCGCAGCGGTTTACAGTTTTCAGGTTTCAACGTCTTTCCCGCGAGCGCTGCGTTGACCGCAGCCAACGTGGGCGGGGTGGTGAGTTTTGCCAGCGCCACGCCGATCACGGCGACGTTGCCGTCCATCAATGGACTTGCCCATGCCAGCACGATCCATGTCATCAACGCCGGAAACGGCGTGCTGACCATCAACCCGGCTGGCGCCGAAGTCATCGAGACCTGTAACAGCACGTTCGGGCCGGTCAAGCTCGGCGTCGGTGACTCCGCGCACTTCATCAAGCTGAGTAACGAGTGGCGCTTGTATGGGGGCTCGGTTAGCGACAAGTATGCATCGTCCTTCTCCGGCGTCTACGGCAACGTCGGTTACCAGAAGTATCCCAGTGGAAACATTGAACAATGGGGCGTTGGCACCACGGATGCCAATGGCGATGTCTATATCACTTTCCCGATCTCGTTCCCGACGTCTTTTTCTTCGCTCGTGGCCACCCATGTGGGTGGCGACGGGGCGATGGTCATCCTGGTCGGGGGCACCGGGACCAAACAGGGCTGCCGCCTGAAGGTTCGGAGTTTTTCCGGTCAGGTGCAGGCGGGATGGAGCGTGAATTATTTTGCAAAGGGCTATTGAATGAACGCGTTCAATGTTTTGTTTAGCGCAAGTACTTGCGGTGTTTATGTTCCAGGAATCAATGCGTCGGATATCCCTTCCGATGTCATAGAAATCCCCCAGGCTTATTGGATTTCGTTACTCCAACAGTTGGCTGTAGCCCCGAAAATGATTTCGGTGCGGGCCGATAATGGCTATCCCGTTCTTACGGATACACCGCCTCTTGTGCCGGAGGAAGCAGCGAAGGCCGAGCGACTTTGGCGTGATGCTCAGCTATTGGCCACCGACAGTATGGTCGCCCGCGACAGGGACGAACTGGAGGACGGCGGTGGCACGACGCTGACCACCGAGCAATACGCTGAGTTGCAGGCCTATCGCCGTGCACTTCGGGATTGGCCGCAAGGGTCGTTTTTTCCTTTCGCTGAACATCGACCCACCACGCCACTTTGGCTGAGTGGATATCTTTGACACGAACCAGACACTTGTCAGGGCCTGGGGGCTATATGACCGTTACGCAGCAACATCTACAGATCGTTATGCCCAACGCCCGCCACCAAGCGGGCGTTTTCATTTCCGTCCTGAACACAGCCATGGCTCACCGCAACATCAACACCCCCAAACGCATTGCCGCCTTCCTCGCGCAAGTCGGTCACGAATCGGGGCAGTTGCAGTACGTACGTGAGTTGGGGAGCGCTCAGTACTTGAGCAAGTACGACACTGGCGCGCTGGCTGCGCGCTTGGGAAATACACCGGAGCCTGACGGTGACGGTCAGAAATACCGTGGCCGAGGCCTGATTCAGATCACTGGTCGCGACAATTACCGTCAGTGCAGTCTCGGACTCTTCGGTGATGATCGTTTACTGTTTTTGCCAGAACTACTGGAACAACCGCAATGGGCCGCCGAATCGGCCGCGTGGTTCTGGGAGCAAAATGGCTTCAATGAACTGGCCGACCGCGACCAGTTCAACAGCATCACCCGCCGCATCAACGGCGGCCTGAACGGTTTGCAGGATCGCTTGCAACTCTGGGCGCGGGCGAGGGCGGTGTTATGCCAGTCTTCGGTTTGATGCCGATGTCTTACCGCGTCATTGGCGTTGTTGTTTTTCTGGCTGTGTTGGCCGGTGGCTCGGCGGCGCTGGCCTGGCGCTTTCAGGATTGGCGTTATGGCGGGCAACTGGCGGAACAGGCCAAGCTGCACGCCGAGGCACTGAATCAGCTGACCCTGGCAACCGCGACGCAGCAACAGGCCGAGCAGCACGAGCATCTGGCGCTGGAGCAGCGGCTGTCGGCCAGCGAACAAACCCATTATCGAGCGCTTAGCGATGCCCAACGTGATCAAGGTCGCCTGCGCGATCGTCTTGCCACTGCTGATGTGCGCTTGTCAGTCCTCCTCGATGCCCATGACGCCGCCTCTTTCTGTGCCGTGCCAACCGCCTCCGGAGCCAGCCGCGTGGATCATGGAGTCGCACGCGCCCGACTTGACCCGGCGCATGCTCAGCGAATTATCGCCATCACCGACGCGGGGGACCGCGGACTGATTGCCTTGCAGG
It encodes:
- a CDS encoding phage tail protein, with amino-acid sequence MADMEKEDKKSVRLTGIDELTPKLAGIRARIEGFRTHLEQTGLGKLDISGLFKGGSVITPFVDGIKASAAFKGQLTEVNEAAKGVDVPSVPTSATQTLNVFSRSMEQVSAAANTALQPAVATVTAGLQPLLIGFGSLLDDNPKLVEGLAAGAIAFSAMQTAVTGATQVFDLMNMVLKTHPFVLIATGIALAAGLIVANWKPISTFFAGLWQKISPVVMPMVEFFKTMFAFTPVGQIISHWAPITAVFAAIWDVIKAAATPVIGFFQTLFSWSPLGLIISNWTPLTGLFSAIWDLLRALSVPVMDFLHGLFDWSPREMIIAGWGAVTELFSGIWDSIKVPALVMSGTLRSLFDWFPLDEIKKRWEPITEWFSQWWDKLQGVVAPIKEFFAGGFGSLVASVTGKVEGLTEAQEKTNAEGNGKFAPAFFGTDTEQPQSLSVRPGNLPHTPSMQPGSLTQNSSALIQQSAANSRTQLEGGLTVRFENAPAGMRTDQPQSNQPALALNSRIGYRTLSLGGSNELA
- a CDS encoding DNA circularization protein, whose amino-acid sequence is MSWRDRLMPASFRGVRFWVDQAKNPVGQKGQLHEYPQRDLPYFEGLGLQAKIHDLTAFIVGPDCLEQRDKLLKALEQGSGELVHPWLGRLQVKVGECDMTHTRQDGGLVTFTLKFYPDLPVPFPTAAVSTQKLLLVSADSLLGSAVKRFEDAMTLIKAARIGIANLRNSIKEAYEVIQQHLQPLIDEYQQISDLVKAVKELPKDVAEEFKGLIGDINELKDFAREGYRGVIANVSQQVEAIKKADAPKLTTGKDTTAAAQALTNLVQDTLIVQVAQWVASMPVASQAVKRVTNLPVGHQAVQPTTHQDVPVVDDLEALRAALEEVFKLPEAKADPAHYLAMSNLRQALRAHLKAVASSGVRLVSKSFKQSLPGLVVIYQQSGDATRIAEVLQRNGIIHPGFLPLDDVKVLGE
- a CDS encoding phage baseplate assembly protein, whose product is MNELDNSVLLTVDGLEYGGWKSVEITADLERQFRTFKLDITWQWPGQTVDRPIRPGAPCQVRIGCDLVLSGYVFKAPVSYDGRQISLSIGGSSKTQDLVDCAAINTPNQWHQQSLLSIVEALAAPYAGKVVSEIPETTRLGSHTIVPGETVFQSIDRLLTLFRVFSTDDAEGRVVLARPGSGGRASDVLELGKNILSANAPMDFSQVFSEYRVIGQHKGGDEKSGAAVSEVSGTSTDPIIGRKRVTVISESAQLTPELAQQRADWESGIRVGKAGTTTYRVQGWRQSNGDLWKHNTLVRVIDKVLGFDHDMLISKVTYSLSEQGSVTTLQVAPPYTFDANPMPPKT
- a CDS encoding phage baseplate assembly protein V, with amino-acid sequence MSLLTRLLARGTVVLANSATKLQSLQMRLTAGEVNDDMEHFEPYGFTSNPLAGAEGIATFLGGDRSHAIVLVVADRRYRLKALAQGEVAIYTDEGDKIHFKRGRIIDIETATLNIRASTAVNIDTPTLSQTGKIVSQGDQIAGGISQIKHVHVGVQAGNGQTGVPAGGQ
- a CDS encoding phage GP46 family protein, whose protein sequence is MFISQNLHAALTRSVLISLFTWRRAADDDALDDEERFGWWGDTFPTVADDRIGSRLWLLRRVKLTRQTQMDAEFYAREALQWLIDDGHCSAIDIISERLDAQRLNLRTVLTLADGERLDINPDNSWQVIYAV
- a CDS encoding baseplate J/gp47 family protein, which codes for MPFETPSLPVLIKRTQSDLASDSLRQSDAQVLARTLGGAAYGLYGYLNWIAEQILPDKADESTLERIAALRLNQPRKAAQSASGSVSFTASAGAVLDVDTLLQSSDGRTYKVTSTRTTSNGLNSTTIAALDAGSLGNADAGMTLIPVQPILGIIGNSFTVLAPGLTGGIARESLESLRSRVIRSYRVIPHGGAAQDYETWALECPGVTRAWCRGSYPGPGIVSLYIMRDDDAQPVPNPEQLAEVQAYIEPLRPVTAELRVLPPVQAPVTYRLSLKPDTTAVRAAVEAQLRDLHNREGGLGDTLLVSHIREAISSATGESDHDLKSPTADVEAESNQLLTFGGCVWQ
- a CDS encoding YmfQ family protein, with the protein product MAVIRTAAQYQAQLRSLLPSGPAWDPERVPELEEVLEGVAQELARLDARAADLLNEMDPAGVSELVPDWERVMNLPDPCLGATPLFDDRRLAVRRRLLAVGSQAISYYVEIAKSQGYPNATITELEVPRMGRARFGQAHFGTWQAHFMWTLNTGGRLLLGRRFGASYWGERFGMNPGSALECQIHRSAPAHTKVHINYD
- a CDS encoding phage tail protein, encoding MDYPKSVPSAGLVNGKFVDENPLMGTPGSLIPADWGNGVTQEIVNVIKAGDLTPDETKFDQLLQAIQSVSAKGWNLDSALPIGSLPSATVATADGRLPVTPAAVSTSGGRVSIPVGVLVSIGQEVVAGQLGRARTFTTQAWSSADLMPTSSYFLRAQVIGGALTFYMQRGTIYDAAPEGLKGTVNGGAGGGFQSTPLDLCIAWVVTAAPGSVPVIRPIYNRNRLAWTQTVNGNGVVYLPLDPHARAARLVVGNPTPSATEISGVSFAPTGWVGGNYCFLSPALTTSSNHDGGWTTPMPCVIFTNNFVNDATVTTLTASFDHSQLRSLWQSYQAEHMLGSTSAVSDELLFSMGIKNHPVSDYATGIAVNFSAAVNVSLSWELIR
- a CDS encoding phage tail protein; the encoded protein is MNVIQELHQFEDGLRPAQPSVVHDWDGEKWVLDAAKIALLEQQETERLCAEVDAAADKARTALAGDPLKAMEYAQAAVDAQAYKDAGYPKKDVPMAVSAWVVKGRTAKQAAEQILSKAAQLSDNLLTLRTLRLKAKMQIRAYAAKGKIDLARSAGDEALVAIREFVSGMAD
- a CDS encoding phage tail protein, which codes for MDYPKSVPSVGLVNGRFVDENPVAGTPGSLIPAVWGNSVTEELLAVITAAGMTPSEGVNDQLLVALKTLLNLASPMSSRVTEVSTSKALMPEELGLVLINASATETTITLPAASSLSGVRDVVVRRTDNGVNRLVVQASGNDRIKFHTHLSPNGYPFLVLMGAGDWWHLRSDGASNWWPVGRFDATPLGRIVLETTTAFSAGGYGALNSREFLRSEWPWLWDHAVQSGMLRAEVDRAGGWSSGDGIKTFRAPEVRGEFIRVLDEQRGVDTARAAGTWQTGTHITGDNGAAPAVQGIANIATVGADPTSFTGLCYYVSATMTENLGSTYWGMTRPRNIAYPGRLKLI
- a CDS encoding tail fiber assembly protein — its product is MAYYYLNESSQELTGPVELPVIPGMGVVLPGNAIELPEVLPPAETGYVWVWRNGAASQLIDLRNRPVYRKDTGGLQFWYELGPLPDYLTVKPRPGEYDVWLNDDWALDLAAERTGKTAQAGAERDNRLREMVIRVAPLQYGYELGEATNVQLATLQEWKRYTLKLMNIEQQPDFPLIIDWPASPVSVVAV